TGACAGCAGTGAGCCCGCCATCAGCGGCTGGAACAGTGGATGTGGTGGCGTCCAACGGCAGTGACAGCAGTGCGCTCAGCACCGCCGATCACTTCACGTACCTTCCGGCGCCCACCGTGACGGGCCTCAGTCCGAACCTTGGCTTGATTGCCGGGGGCACCACGGTGATCCTCACTGGGACGGGCTTTACCTCTGGAACGACCGTCAAGTTCGGTGGCGTGGCGGCCAGCAACGTGACGGTGAATAGTCCGACCAGGCTGACGGTGACCAGCCCAGCGCGGGGCAGCAACGGCAGTGTGGATGTGGTGGTGTCGACGGCCAATGGGAATAGTTCGACGAGTGCAGCCGATCAGTTCGACTATCTGAGTTTCAGTGAATTTAATGTTCCGGCGGCGAATAGCGCTCCCTTTGGTATTACGAGTGGGGCCGATGGCAACCTGTGGTTCACCGAATCCAATACAACGACGGTCGGCCGCATCACGCCTGCAGGCCTCATTCAAGAATTCCCGACGTCGGCGAACAGTGGTCAGGGGCTTGGCATCACGCGTGGCCCAGGCACGGATCCCAACGTCTGGATCGCGGGCTTGAGTGCGATTGGACGGGTGGCACTGAATGGGACCGTGACGGACATCCCCACACCGGCGAGTCCGAATGGGGCGAACTTCATCGCGGCTGGTCCCGATGGCAACCTGTGGTTCACTGACTTCGCAGCCAACACCATCAGCCGCCTGACCACGCAAGGCACGGTGACGCCGTTCAATGTGCCGAATGGGAGTAATGATCTGCGGGACGTGACGGGCGGCCCAGACGGCAACGTGTGGTTCACAGAGGGAACGAGTAACAAGATTGCCCGTATTACCCCGACTGGGGTCATCACGGAGTTCTCCGTGCCCACCAGTCAAAGTGAGCCGCAGGGGATCACGAAAGGGCCGGATGGGAATCTGTGGTTTACGGAGCGGGGTGGGAATAAGATCGGGCGCATCACTCCAAGTGGTGTGATCACGGAATTTAGCGTTCCGACAGCGAGCAGTATCCCGCAGGCGATCACCAGCGGGCCGGATGGGAATCTGTGGTTTACGGAGCTGCTTGGGAATAAGATCGGGCGGATCACACCGAGTGGGGGTATTGTGGAGTTCAATGTGCCGACGGCGTCAAGTAGTCCGTTGGAGATTACCAGTGGGTCGGATGGGAATCTGTGGTTCACGGAGGAGGATGGGAACAAAATCGGCGTGCTCAAGCGCTGAGCGCGGCGCGCTTAGCGTTGACACGAAGCCCCCACCTTGGTGGGGGCTTCGCGCTGCGGTGATGGATGTTCAGGGGTGAATCCAGCAGTGGAGCTGTGTGGACGGTTCGAGGCGTGGGAGGCGTGAGGTGGGCGCAACCCATCCTCTCCTCTGCCTTCCTTGCGTTCGCCCGGGCTCTTGTTCGCATGTGCTTTGGCCTTCGCATGTCGATCTTCAGGTGATTAACTATTGGTGTCACATATTATCAGATTCAGTCAGCTTGCTCCTAATTTGTCATCACCCTAACAGTTAAAACCCTCCCCTCCTAAGGAAGAAGCGCGCCGCTCTGCACCTGCAGGGCGCTTCACTCACATTTGGCAACGAAGTTCGAATGATGTGTACTGCGTGATAATCTACATCGTTCTATCTTTCGTCTTCAGGGGTTAACGCTGAAATAACGCCCCCTTGTTTATCCTTGACAACTGATGAAGTCAAGCCAGATAAATGTCGTGCGCCATTCAAGCACCTCAAGACCCCGCTTGGATCACCGCTCCTCAGCGTTCTTCTGGCGTCGACTGGCGCAACTCAGCACGCTTGACGATCACCCCCTGCTCAACAAGGCCAAGCCAAGCGCTTGCGATACGCCCAAATGAACCAGATCACGTCTCATTGCGGGCGTGGACCGACCTGCACCTGCCTTGAAGAAGGGGGCGTTTGAACGGCGAGGGCACACGCTCAAGAAGTGTTCTTAGGCACTGCTTACAGTCGTTCGTGTCCCGCAGACTTTATCTTTTCTTATAGACACACAGGAGAATAGATGCCCCAAGTGCTCGAAATCACCCCCGCTCCCGCTCCTACACCGCTCCAATACGTCGCTCCACGACTAACCCGTCAAGGCTCATGGCAGACCGTCATCCTCCTCGTGTCCATTCCCATGGGACCCGGGAACTTCAGCCTCCCTGGTATGAACGACGCTGACCAGGGTGGCCGCTGATGCACCGCGCCTTCTTTGCCTTGCCGCTCACTGTGCTGCTCGCCGCTTGTGGCAGTGCGACAACCTCCGAGACCAGTGGCCCGACACCCGTCACCAGTCAGCCCACACCAGCGCAGGCGACGACCGGGCAGCTGTACGAAGTCAAGTTCCAGAACATCGGCACCCCCACTGCCACGTCCAGCGTGTCCCCCGTCACAGCCGGTCTCAACGCGCAGGCGCTGCAGGATATCGACGACAGCAAACTCGTCTTCACGCCCGTGACGGTCGATACCTTCGTCTTGAATGGCAAACGCTACGTCCAGGCGATCTACAACGTCAAGAACAACACTGGGGCCACCATCAAGCACTTGACTTTCGTGCCCATCGATACGGATCCCGATCCAGCCGCCACCACCCCCTCGACCATAACCCCCACCGTAGGCAGTACGTACTTCAAGAGCCTCAAGCGGTTCGACGGCAGTGACACCTCCAGCCGAGCCACCGATCTGACGCCCATCACAGGCCGGACGTACAGCACGGCCTCCAATCAGGACATCACCAACCCGGATGCGACGCCCTATACTGCCCTGGATACCAGCACCCTGCATCCCGTGGCCCCGACCGGGTTGATCGTCGCCGGTCGCGCGAACAGTGGGTGGCGCACCAGCACGATCCTGCCGAATGGCGGCAGCACGACCGTTACGTTTGCGGTGGCGGTGGCCAACAGCAATACCCAAACTGACCCCTTTACCTTCAGCCTGATGGTGGCCGAAGGTGATGATGTCAGGACACCCACGGTGACTGGC
The Deinococcus sp. KNUC1210 genome window above contains:
- a CDS encoding IPT/TIG domain-containing protein — protein: MVASNGSDSSALSTADHFTYLPAPTVTGLSPNLGLIAGGTTVILTGTGFTSGTTVKFGGVAASNVTVNSPTRLTVTSPARGSNGSVDVVVSTANGNSSTSAADQFDYLSFSEFNVPAANSAPFGITSGADGNLWFTESNTTTVGRITPAGLIQEFPTSANSGQGLGITRGPGTDPNVWIAGLSAIGRVALNGTVTDIPTPASPNGANFIAAGPDGNLWFTDFAANTISRLTTQGTVTPFNVPNGSNDLRDVTGGPDGNVWFTEGTSNKIARITPTGVITEFSVPTSQSEPQGITKGPDGNLWFTERGGNKIGRITPSGVITEFSVPTASSIPQAITSGPDGNLWFTELLGNKIGRITPSGGIVEFNVPTASSSPLEITSGSDGNLWFTEEDGNKIGVLKR
- a CDS encoding IPT/TIG domain-containing protein, translating into MHRAFFALPLTVLLAACGSATTSETSGPTPVTSQPTPAQATTGQLYEVKFQNIGTPTATSSVSPVTAGLNAQALQDIDDSKLVFTPVTVDTFVLNGKRYVQAIYNVKNNTGATIKHLTFVPIDTDPDPAATTPSTITPTVGSTYFKSLKRFDGSDTSSRATDLTPITGRTYSTASNQDITNPDATPYTALDTSTLHPVAPTGLIVAGRANSGWRTSTILPNGGSTTVTFAVAVANSNTQTDPFTFSLMVAEGDDVRTPTVTGITPNQGVGAGGTSVTVNGSNFVSGVTVKFGGGGHERGHQQPDQADGREPAPSGGGHSGCGGL